The Staphylococcus carnosus genome has a segment encoding these proteins:
- the nusA gene encoding transcription termination factor NusA, with translation MSSNELLLATEYLEKEKKIPREVLIDAIEAALITAYKKNYEAARNVRVELNMDEGTFHVIARKEVVDDVFDDREEVDISTALEKNPAYEIGDIYEEDVTPKDFGRVGAQAAKQAVMQRLRDAEREILYDEFIDKEEDIVTGIIDRVDHRYVYVNLGRTEAVLSEAERSPNESYIPNERIKVYVNKVEQTTKGPQIYVSRSHPGLLKRLFEQEVPEIYDGTVVIKSVAREAGDRSKISVYSDNPDIDAVGACVGSKGVRVEAIVEELGGEKIDIVQWNEDPKVFVKNALSPSQVLEVIVDEANQSTTVIVPDYQLSLAIGKRGQNARLAAKLTGWKIDIKSESDAREAGIYPVPEVEETDDEVTEDLTEEVVVGQVDEEPEVDVEAEEVSEIEDFEESEEAAVEELEDEETASEIEEAAEEEAIEETFEKDSKKDVEE, from the coding sequence GAATTATTATTAGCAACAGAGTATTTAGAAAAAGAAAAGAAAATTCCAAGAGAAGTATTGATTGACGCTATCGAAGCAGCATTGATTACAGCTTATAAGAAAAACTATGAAGCTGCGCGTAACGTACGTGTGGAATTAAATATGGATGAAGGTACATTCCATGTAATCGCACGTAAAGAAGTTGTAGATGATGTTTTTGATGATCGTGAAGAAGTAGATATCAGTACAGCATTAGAAAAAAATCCAGCATACGAAATCGGCGACATTTACGAAGAAGATGTAACACCTAAAGACTTCGGCCGTGTAGGTGCACAAGCAGCAAAACAAGCTGTAATGCAACGTTTACGCGATGCTGAACGTGAAATTTTGTATGATGAGTTTATCGACAAAGAAGAAGATATCGTGACTGGTATTATCGACAGAGTCGATCATCGTTATGTATACGTTAATTTAGGACGTACAGAAGCTGTATTGTCTGAAGCTGAAAGAAGTCCGAATGAAAGTTATATTCCTAATGAACGTATCAAAGTGTATGTCAATAAAGTAGAACAAACTACAAAAGGTCCTCAAATTTATGTGTCAAGAAGCCATCCTGGTTTATTGAAACGTTTATTTGAACAAGAAGTGCCTGAAATTTATGATGGTACTGTAGTGATTAAATCAGTTGCACGTGAAGCAGGCGATCGTTCTAAAATCAGTGTTTATTCTGATAACCCTGATATTGACGCTGTTGGTGCATGTGTAGGTTCTAAAGGCGTGCGTGTAGAAGCAATCGTTGAAGAACTTGGCGGCGAAAAAATCGACATCGTTCAATGGAACGAAGATCCTAAAGTATTCGTTAAAAATGCTTTAAGTCCTTCTCAAGTACTTGAAGTTATTGTAGATGAAGCAAATCAATCTACAACTGTAATCGTTCCAGATTACCAACTTTCATTAGCAATTGGTAAACGTGGTCAAAATGCCCGTTTAGCTGCAAAATTAACTGGTTGGAAAATTGATATTAAATCTGAATCTGATGCTAGAGAAGCTGGAATTTATCCAGTTCCTGAAGTAGAAGAAACAGACGATGAGGTTACAGAAGATTTAACTGAAGAAGTGGTTGTTGGTCAAGTTGACGAAGAACCTGAAGTAGATGTTGAAGCTGAAGAAGTTTCAGAAATCGAAGACTTCGAAGAATCAGAAGAAGCTGCTGTTGAAGAACTTGAAGACGAAGAAACAGCTTCTGAGATTGAAGAAGCTGCTGAAGAAGAAGCTATCGAAGAAACATTTGAAAAAGATTCTAAAAAAGACGTAGAAGAATAA